Proteins encoded by one window of Bacteroidota bacterium:
- a CDS encoding sugar transferase, with protein sequence MKNNVTSIILPSAVSESFKPLTYQVPVGLLPIVNKPIMEHQVEWFVRHGIKTIRMSCNHMSNRVEEYFNDGARWGATIAYHFERPPFGFVNALRHMKHLFENETLVIISSDIVTDIDLREALEFHWSKRADATFLCTATREAVQGLTVVFDEYSRIHSVGTRMHLVGNLQMVDSGICFLEPEVIELLPDVAGYNLLQACWLASQNVALNLFGLETEGPLMRINGWKPYLDVQKEILERKYPGINIPGIELQPGVWIGKGVSSSSHVAFQAPLVIGDRCRIGKGVNLGQGTIIGHDVMVDVGAKLQNAVVLSSTFVGPQTHVSEAILQGNMMIDVKRESFLTIEDKLAALEIEQPKRGYRFYLLSNRFIALVLFLLLIPLLAVLFLVLMVSLRFPLITRVKRIAPDPHQLAFGKLRLRVFDLVYIGPADLTKRPVGHNPDPLTKLPHLISRIGNLLNVMKGDIMIVGNRPMDPEIAFSITEEYRRTRLKCQGGVISILDTNEVDETTEEEQIISEGFYAVNRSFWMDMGILWRGMWRLVWRFIGAKKVHREYRPIPQEEAASYE encoded by the coding sequence ATGAAGAACAATGTCACAAGTATTATCCTTCCTTCGGCTGTTTCCGAGTCGTTCAAGCCGCTGACGTACCAGGTCCCTGTCGGGCTGCTTCCGATTGTCAACAAACCGATTATGGAGCATCAGGTTGAGTGGTTTGTCCGACATGGTATCAAGACCATCAGGATGAGCTGTAACCACATGTCGAATCGTGTCGAAGAGTACTTTAACGATGGCGCCCGGTGGGGCGCAACAATTGCCTATCATTTCGAGCGTCCGCCATTCGGTTTTGTGAATGCCCTCCGGCATATGAAGCATCTCTTTGAGAATGAAACCCTCGTTATCATCTCGTCAGATATTGTCACAGATATTGACCTGCGTGAAGCGTTGGAGTTCCATTGGTCAAAACGGGCCGATGCCACATTCCTCTGCACGGCAACACGGGAAGCTGTTCAAGGCCTCACCGTCGTATTCGACGAGTACAGCCGGATTCATTCGGTCGGCACCCGTATGCATCTTGTCGGCAATCTGCAAATGGTCGATTCCGGCATCTGCTTCCTTGAGCCCGAAGTGATTGAACTTCTGCCGGATGTTGCCGGTTACAACCTTCTGCAGGCATGCTGGCTCGCCAGCCAAAATGTCGCCCTAAATCTGTTTGGCCTCGAAACGGAAGGGCCGCTGATGCGGATTAACGGTTGGAAGCCATACCTTGATGTTCAGAAGGAAATTCTCGAGCGAAAGTATCCCGGCATCAACATTCCCGGAATCGAGTTACAGCCCGGTGTGTGGATTGGAAAGGGCGTCAGCTCATCAAGCCACGTTGCGTTTCAGGCACCTCTTGTCATTGGCGATCGGTGCCGCATCGGCAAAGGGGTAAACCTCGGTCAGGGAACCATTATCGGACACGACGTGATGGTGGATGTCGGGGCCAAACTGCAGAATGCCGTCGTTCTCTCAAGTACGTTCGTCGGACCGCAGACTCATGTGAGCGAAGCGATATTGCAAGGCAACATGATGATTGATGTAAAGAGGGAATCTTTTCTGACGATTGAAGACAAGCTTGCCGCTCTCGAAATTGAACAGCCGAAGAGAGGGTACAGATTTTATCTGCTCTCGAACAGGTTCATCGCGTTGGTCTTGTTTCTGCTCCTGATCCCTCTACTTGCCGTGTTGTTCCTTGTTCTAATGGTTTCTCTCAGGTTTCCCCTCATTACGCGCGTAAAACGCATTGCCCCCGATCCGCATCAGCTTGCATTCGGCAAACTCCGCTTGCGTGTTTTTGATCTTGTCTATATCGGGCCCGCCGACCTTACGAAGCGTCCCGTCGGTCACAACCCCGACCCCTTGACAAAACTGCCGCACCTCATCTCCCGCATCGGCAACCTTCTGAATGTCATGAAAGGCGACATCATGATTGTCGGGAACAGGCCGATGGATCCCGAGATTGCATTCTCCATCACCGAAGAGTACCGGCGTACCCGGTTGAAGTGTCAGGGGGGAGTTATCAGCATTCTTGATACAAACGAAGTTGACGAAACAACCGAGGAAGAACAGATTATCTCCGAGGGATTCTACGCTGTCAACAGGTCGTTCTGGATGGATATGGGAATTTTGTGGAGGGGAATGTGGAGGCTTGTGTGGCGGTTCATTGGAGCGAAAAAAGTGCATCGTGAGTATCGTCCAATTCCGCAGGAAGAAGCGGCATCGTACGAATAA
- a CDS encoding STAS domain-containing protein, which translates to MISIRELTEKGLTVIEPGPRLTLENADEFLRLVQALPAAVGPILIVNMREIKIVDSSGVGALVNARKHMQSVNGFFALVDLRPEIGRMFKLMNLHNVFEMYESEELAYKDILAHRR; encoded by the coding sequence ATGATTTCCATCCGAGAACTTACGGAGAAAGGACTGACCGTGATAGAACCCGGTCCGCGGCTGACACTTGAAAATGCCGATGAATTTCTGAGACTTGTGCAAGCTTTGCCGGCCGCAGTCGGTCCGATTCTTATCGTGAATATGCGGGAAATCAAGATTGTTGACAGCTCCGGTGTTGGGGCCTTGGTGAATGCCCGGAAGCATATGCAATCGGTCAACGGATTCTTTGCGCTGGTTGATCTGCGCCCTGAAATCGGACGGATGTTCAAATTGATGAACCTGCACAATGTGTTTGAGATGTATGAATCGGAAGAACTTGCATACAAGGACATTCTAGCCCATCGCCGGTAA
- a CDS encoding SpoIIE family protein phosphatase has product MSLVQESSAVHHSIPSSRLNKGRAFIELSDKVNGLNDGYAVMREVLDDLLPVLEAHAGLFAVSSDLLYTKHLHASEAVERLERSVRERGEKVFAVLASEQRRRTHYANGLLLTPLIWQGAPIGLIAFDRPDQRLLPSDRAGLHALSNQLAAIFGLKLSSSSLGRQHVAHQHEISHAIAVQQSLLPSIPPSHSCGLSIATYTQSAEFVGGDYFDLILVEGRKMGIVVADVEGKGVPAALFGNLLRTTTHFLTRETPSTSAVMTKINTILHKKAVSSRKLFTMFYALFDPETKILTYTGSGHVSPIVIRGDGEDAIRLYSDGTLIGVDPVQRFSEHSVQLQTDDVVVYFTDGVTEHRNKKLEAYGEERLIHLVQRGKVETAEKILNCVKTDLARFNSLAPTDDLTLVVTKVL; this is encoded by the coding sequence ATGAGCCTTGTTCAAGAGTCTTCAGCGGTTCACCACAGTATTCCCTCCTCACGGCTGAACAAGGGGCGGGCGTTTATTGAGCTTTCCGACAAAGTGAACGGGCTCAATGACGGGTACGCCGTTATGCGTGAGGTACTCGATGACTTGTTGCCTGTTCTTGAGGCACATGCCGGACTTTTTGCCGTTTCCTCCGATTTACTGTACACGAAGCATCTCCATGCTTCCGAAGCTGTGGAACGCCTTGAGCGTTCTGTGCGCGAACGGGGAGAGAAGGTTTTCGCTGTACTTGCTTCGGAACAGCGTCGTCGCACCCATTATGCCAACGGGCTCCTCCTTACTCCCTTAATCTGGCAGGGCGCACCGATCGGGCTGATTGCCTTCGATCGACCCGACCAGCGGCTTCTCCCCTCGGACAGGGCAGGGCTTCACGCACTATCGAATCAGCTTGCGGCCATATTCGGGTTGAAACTCTCTTCTTCTTCCTTGGGGCGACAACATGTTGCGCACCAACATGAAATAAGTCATGCAATCGCCGTTCAGCAAAGCCTTCTTCCCTCCATCCCTCCATCGCATTCGTGTGGACTTTCTATTGCAACATACACGCAATCGGCTGAGTTTGTTGGAGGAGACTATTTCGACTTGATCCTTGTTGAAGGCAGGAAGATGGGAATTGTTGTTGCAGATGTAGAAGGGAAAGGAGTTCCGGCAGCGCTGTTCGGAAACCTGCTGCGCACCACAACGCATTTTCTGACGCGTGAGACTCCGTCAACTTCGGCTGTTATGACGAAGATAAACACCATCCTGCACAAGAAGGCGGTGTCATCCCGCAAGTTGTTCACAATGTTCTATGCGTTGTTCGATCCGGAGACAAAGATCCTCACGTACACGGGTTCAGGTCATGTGTCTCCGATCGTCATTCGGGGAGATGGCGAGGATGCGATCCGGTTGTATTCTGATGGAACACTCATCGGCGTCGATCCGGTGCAGCGATTCAGCGAACATTCGGTGCAGCTTCAAACGGACGACGTTGTGGTGTACTTCACTGACGGCGTCACGGAGCATCGCAACAAGAAGCTCGAAGCCTATGGCGAGGAACGGTTGATACATCTTGTGCAACGAGGCAAGGTCGAGACTGCGGAAAAGATTCTCAATTGTGTCAAAACCGATCTTGCAAGATTCAACTCGCTTGCTCCGACAGATGATCTCACTCTGGTCGTGACCAAGGTACTGTAA
- a CDS encoding methyltransferase domain-containing protein gives MVRYMIAAGALKLFSASGQTKKIYRHLGNTVGAKRRATAGLPKVYVDRAREIISQVRKHNAVKNGDRLLELGTGWLHWESTILRLFYDVEVYLFDVWDNRQFPAFHQYFKEFSDIVDQTIPMTDVEKVRVHGLLDKVLQATTFEEAYMLLGHKYVLSPTGSLEQFPDGYFDLIFSCSVLEHVEKQIIPEFMKGCHRVLNPRGLAIHLVDLGDHLTLYDSTMPYNKNYLRYSNTVWRLCFQNDVQYFNRIQRPEWLKYFADSGFKLVEENSERIELNGLKVSQSFAEFNHDDLSCLTLKLVYSK, from the coding sequence ATGGTTCGTTACATGATTGCCGCAGGAGCGCTCAAGCTTTTCTCTGCCTCCGGTCAAACAAAAAAAATCTACCGCCACCTTGGAAATACGGTTGGCGCAAAAAGGAGAGCTACGGCAGGATTGCCGAAAGTGTACGTCGATCGTGCCCGGGAGATAATCAGTCAGGTGCGCAAACATAACGCAGTCAAAAACGGAGACCGGCTTCTGGAGTTGGGAACAGGATGGCTGCATTGGGAGTCCACGATTCTCCGCCTTTTCTATGACGTGGAAGTATACTTGTTCGACGTGTGGGATAACCGTCAGTTCCCGGCGTTTCATCAATACTTCAAGGAATTTTCTGACATCGTCGATCAGACCATTCCGATGACGGATGTAGAAAAGGTACGCGTACACGGCCTGCTGGACAAGGTACTTCAGGCGACGACATTTGAAGAAGCATATATGCTGCTTGGACACAAGTACGTGCTCAGCCCGACTGGTTCCCTTGAACAATTCCCCGACGGTTACTTTGACTTGATTTTCAGCTGTTCCGTGCTCGAGCATGTGGAGAAACAAATCATCCCGGAGTTCATGAAGGGATGTCATCGCGTTCTGAATCCCCGCGGGCTGGCAATTCATCTTGTCGATCTTGGCGATCACCTGACGTTGTATGACAGTACCATGCCGTACAACAAGAACTACCTGCGGTATTCCAACACGGTGTGGCGCCTCTGCTTTCAGAATGATGTCCAATACTTCAACCGCATACAGCGTCCGGAGTGGTTGAAGTACTTTGCAGATTCGGGATTCAAGTTGGTCGAGGAGAACTCGGAGCGTATTGAACTTAATGGCCTGAAGGTGTCACAATCGTTTGCGGAATTCAATCATGACGATCTTTCATGCCTGACACTCAAACTTGTTTATTCAAAATAA
- a CDS encoding WecB/TagA/CpsF family glycosyltransferase — protein MGKSPAETEIDELLNPTRTGMEDGEPRDSYGLLPRARLRDVMVRKSPLVGARVSARRPRGWVSPVEARVYLGIPYGDMAVEEQRLLDNQSIGSKIAVLIRSMIARVLAPRSGLRSLPRPRVVSAYVDNITIDEALTAITEAHNGQQARMVYIVHPHALNLAAFNSDFARQLTLADLVLPDGIGVRIAGSLLGISLRHNLNGTDLLPLLCKAAAEKGLPMVLIGGEPGVAEQCARNLMRDTPGLRIPYIHHGYLDDASSREIVEHVKTIGRCLVLVGMGSPLQERWAWQHLKAASNTTVVTVGGLFDFFSGRIPRAPVAWRELGIEWLWRLRMEPRRLAKRYLIGNPLFIIITLWQRIRGTT, from the coding sequence GTGGGAAAGAGTCCAGCCGAAACAGAAATAGACGAGTTGCTGAATCCGACTCGAACGGGAATGGAAGATGGGGAGCCGCGCGACAGCTATGGCTTGCTGCCTCGTGCCCGCCTTCGCGATGTAATGGTGAGGAAGTCGCCGCTCGTAGGGGCACGCGTTTCTGCAAGAAGGCCGCGGGGCTGGGTTTCGCCGGTTGAAGCCCGTGTGTATCTGGGCATACCTTACGGCGATATGGCGGTTGAGGAGCAGCGGTTGCTCGACAACCAATCGATAGGAAGCAAAATTGCAGTGCTGATACGCTCAATGATAGCGCGTGTGCTGGCGCCTCGGAGTGGATTACGCTCCTTGCCCCGGCCCCGTGTGGTCTCCGCTTATGTTGATAACATCACAATAGACGAAGCCTTAACGGCAATAACTGAAGCACACAACGGACAGCAAGCGCGCATGGTGTATATTGTTCATCCTCATGCGCTCAATCTTGCGGCATTCAATTCCGATTTTGCTCGTCAATTGACACTTGCCGATCTGGTTTTGCCCGATGGTATTGGTGTTCGCATTGCAGGCTCGCTTCTCGGTATTTCCTTGCGTCATAACCTCAACGGAACCGACTTGCTTCCTCTTCTCTGCAAGGCAGCCGCGGAGAAAGGCCTTCCGATGGTTCTTATCGGCGGGGAGCCGGGCGTTGCCGAACAATGCGCCCGGAACCTGATGCGCGATACGCCCGGACTTCGCATTCCGTATATCCATCACGGTTACCTGGACGACGCATCATCGAGAGAAATTGTGGAACACGTAAAAACAATCGGCAGGTGTCTTGTGCTTGTCGGGATGGGAAGCCCGTTGCAGGAACGCTGGGCGTGGCAACACTTGAAGGCTGCGAGTAATACCACAGTAGTCACTGTAGGAGGATTATTTGATTTTTTTTCCGGACGGATTCCCCGTGCGCCTGTCGCATGGCGCGAACTTGGGATCGAGTGGTTGTGGAGACTTCGCATGGAACCGCGCCGCCTCGCAAAGCGATACCTGATTGGCAATCCACTGTTCATTATCATTACACTCTGGCAGCGTATTCGGGGGACTACATAA
- a CDS encoding sugar transferase, with translation MAAATKTVTYPPSVRMALKRLYRTIMVRTKIKTWSLFVALRAPVKRLFDIVGSIVCMILLSPFFIITALAIKLQDGGPVIFTQTRVGKWGKTFKFYKFRSMILNAEDLKSKLMQHNEMNGVIFKMKNDPRVTPVGRIIRKLSIDELPQLWCVLKGDMSLVGPRPPLPSEVALYNNRHHYRLDILPGITCIWQVSGRNQIQFEEQVTLDVQYIHKRTLRSDLKILLQTVKAVVTAKGAS, from the coding sequence ATGGCAGCGGCAACGAAAACAGTTACTTATCCACCATCGGTGCGTATGGCATTGAAGCGACTGTACCGCACAATCATGGTGAGAACCAAGATCAAAACTTGGAGTCTGTTTGTTGCGCTTCGGGCTCCGGTCAAACGATTGTTCGACATTGTCGGATCGATCGTGTGCATGATCTTGCTGTCACCCTTTTTTATTATTACAGCGTTGGCCATCAAGTTGCAGGATGGAGGGCCAGTGATTTTCACACAAACACGCGTCGGTAAATGGGGAAAAACCTTCAAGTTCTACAAATTCAGATCCATGATTCTCAACGCCGAGGACTTGAAGTCCAAGTTGATGCAGCACAACGAAATGAACGGTGTGATCTTCAAGATGAAAAACGATCCGCGCGTCACCCCGGTCGGCAGGATTATCCGCAAGCTGAGCATTGATGAATTACCCCAGTTGTGGTGCGTACTGAAGGGCGACATGTCACTTGTCGGGCCGCGTCCGCCGCTGCCCAGCGAAGTAGCCCTCTACAACAACCGCCATCACTACCGGCTCGATATTCTCCCCGGTATCACGTGCATTTGGCAGGTGAGTGGACGCAATCAGATCCAGTTTGAAGAACAGGTGACACTCGACGTCCAGTACATTCACAAGAGAACTCTCCGTTCGGATCTCAAAATCCTCTTGCAAACGGTCAAAGCGGTGGTCACTGCAAAGGGAGCATCGTAA